Proteins encoded in a region of the Anopheles ziemanni chromosome 2, idAnoZiCoDA_A2_x.2, whole genome shotgun sequence genome:
- the LOC131281633 gene encoding ATP synthase membrane subunit K, mitochondrial-like, with product MAGGGDESKLTGLSRYFNGETMRGRANVAKATYASIGLLILYFSLKPSKK from the exons ATGGCTGGTGGAGGTGATGAAAGCAAATTGACCGGACTTTCCCGTTATTTCAACGGCGAAACCATGCGAGGCCGCGCTAAT GTAGCCAAAGCTACCTACGCATCCATCGGTCTTCTGATTCTGTATTTCTCACTCAAACCCAGCAAGAAGTAG
- the LOC131294945 gene encoding high mobility group protein 20A produces the protein MDKENLEKPEKEQSVVAESNTDVALASEDKKNEEVPENSSGTVASGSGAKPKQSPIKKVTKKRKRQKMPKDVNAPKHPLTGYVRYMNEIRESVRQKNPNLTPIEVTKILAEEWSKLSEEKKKPYLEAAEADKERYNKEISEYKLSNEAKAHAKPNDTAASKPNLAPKTPTPTVPYLNGKVEQKVIRRGDYDIPIFTEDFLDHNKVVDSELRTLRKSNIDYEQQNSVLEKHVENMENGVLKLESETKNLDERNAVLEKYLLKLRTTLANSLQALPLGSECPGATTENIDQYLADLHQMADSSTQGHTLNKAKDIIRKLDLHNLTL, from the exons ATGGATaaagaaaatttggaaaagccGGAGAAGGAACAATCCGTGGTGGCCGAATCCAACACCGACGTAGCACTTGCTTCAGAAGATAAGAAGAATGAGGAAGTGCCAGAAAATAGCAGCGGGACAGTGGCTAGCGGAAGTGGAGCAAAACCTAAACAATCACCCATTAAAAAGGTAACCAAGAAACGAAAGCGGCAGAAAATGCCTAAAGATGTGAATGCGCCAAAACATCCTTTGACTG GCTACGTCCGCTACATGAACGAGATCAGAGAGTCGGTGCGGCAGAAGAACCCAAACTTGACGCCAATCGAAGTTACAAAAATACTGGCGGAAGAGTGGTCGAAGCTTtcggaggagaagaaaaagccCTACTTGGAAGCGGCCGAAGCGGATAAGGAGCGATACAACAAGGAAATTTCTGAATATAAATTAAGCAATGAAGCTAAAGCGCATGCTAAACCGAATGACACAGCGGCTAGTAAGCCTAACTTGGCTCCAAAGACACCCACTCCTACGGTACCCTATCTGAATGGGAAGGTAGAGCAAAAGGTAATTCGACGAGGAGATTATGATATTCCCATCTTCACAGAGGATTTCCTGGACCATAACAAAGTGGTCGACTCAGAATTACGTACACTGCGAAAGTCAAATATAGACTACGAGCAGCAAAATTCAGTTCTAGAAAAGCACGtagaaaacatggaaaatggAGTACTCAAGTTGGAGAGTGAGACGAAAAATCTAGACGAGCGGAATGCGGTCTTAGAAAAGTATCTTTTGAAATTGAGAACTACTTTAGCCAACTCCTTGCAGGCATTACCTTTAGGTAGCGAGTGTCCAGGAGCAACGACAGAAAATATTGATCAGTATTTGGCGGATTTGCATCAAATGGCGGACTCCAGCACGCAAGGACATACATTGAACAAGGCAAAAGACATCATTCGTAAACTAGATCTCCACAACCTTACACTTTAA
- the LOC131286451 gene encoding stAR-related lipid transfer protein 7, mitochondrial, whose amino-acid sequence MAMKLFPNSSPALRNFNKYLRKNVKDQSASILRLWATQCEFLFAQQLRRSQQIFAHYAKIWEERALRELLRRVRGQVQRHAKGFIVSSAALLSFDWERERIELDSVQEHLDDFQFLERLQTETIFCKQCAKRRLFDSRVDGISYCSCPRNVTEMLSVEQNAYTAWEPYIEQERMITWRQEIKPGLYAYKVYVEYPDVTAEDFLHVQIDVEYRKKWDNTAVNLEVIDEDSVKGSNSHVIYWEALWPKLFANRDYVYNRRFFVDRNRRVIMIVNKSVEHPKCPTKAHTQRVHEYWSYMVIKPTTSFNKPGVSFVLTYFDNPGLSIPKYITTWVAKKQMPDFLQQLHQATVNYAKAKKQNETRIIQFWDKHKDPGFEYPPDTLLGYSAEDFTEAQKQEEESSLQQVVEKKLKFWRYVLFKIK is encoded by the exons ATGGCAATGAAACTATTCCCGAACAGTTCACCGGCGCTGCggaatttcaataaatatctTCGGAAGAATGTGAAAGACCAGTCCGCCAGTATACTTCGCCTCTGGGCAACACAGTGTGAATTCCTGTTTGCACAGCAACTACGGCGAAGCCAGCAGATATTTGCTCACTACGCTAAAATTTGGGAGGAACGGGCGCTCCGTGAATTGCTGAGGCGAGTCCGTGGTCAG GTGCAGCGACACGCCAAGGGATTCATTGTTTCATCGGCCGCACTGCTTTCATTCGATTGGGAGCGTGAAAGGATCGAGCTGGATTCGGTGCAGGAACATTTGGACGATTTTCAGTTTCTCGAGCGTCTGCAGACGGAAACGATATTCTGCAAGCAATGTGCAAAGCGGAGGCTTTTCGATAGCAGAGTGGATGGAATAAGCTATTGCAGCTGTCCGAGAAACGTAACGGAAATGCTGTCCGTCGAGCAGAATGCCTACACTGCCTGGGAGCCGTACATTGAGCAGGAACGCATGATAACCTGGCGCCAGGAAATAAAGCCCGGACTTTATGCTTACAAAG TGTATGTCGAGTATCCCGACGTGACGGCCGAAGATTTTCTCCACGTTCAGATCGATGTagaatatcgaaaaaagtgggACAATACGGCAGTCAACCTGGAAGTCATCGATGAGGATTCTGTCAAGGGATCAAACAGCCACGTTATCTACTGGGAAGCTTTATGGCCG AAGTTATTTGCCAACCGCGACTACGTCTACAATAGACGCTTCTTCGTTGATCGCAACCGTCGAGTTATAATGATCGTCAACAAGAGCGTGGAACATCCAAAGTGTCCTACGAAAGCGCATACCCAGCGTGTGCACGAGTACTGGAGCTACATGGTTATCAAACCTACTACCAGCTTCAACAAACCTGGCGTTTCCTTCGTTCTGACGTACTTTGACAATCCTGGCCTATCGATACCGAAGTACATTACCACCTGGGTGGCCAAGAAGCAAATGCCCGACTTCTTGCAGCAACTACACCAGGCGACGGTGAATTATGCGAAAGCTAAAAAGCAGAACGAAACTCGCATTATTCAGTTTTGGGACAAACACAAGGATCCTGGGTTTGAGTATCCGCCCGACACGCTACTCGGATATAGTGCCGAGGATTTCACGGAGGCACAAAAGCAAGAGGAAGAATCTAGTCTACAGCAAG tggtggaaaagaaactgaAGTTTTGGCGCTATGTGCTGTTTAAAATCAagtaa